The following coding sequences lie in one Paramisgurnus dabryanus chromosome 16, PD_genome_1.1, whole genome shotgun sequence genomic window:
- the tstd1 gene encoding thiosulfate:glutathione sulfurtransferase — MASSNKEISYSDLKEFLKKGSGLLVDVRSKDEVDRGRIPGSIHIPVETVEKEMSLDSAEFQSKFGVNKPPLDSSELIFHCQMGKRGAVATDKAINLGFKNARNYAGGYREWSEKEGK, encoded by the exons ATGGCAAGCAGCA ATAAGGAGATATCTTACAGTGATCTCAAAGAATTTTTGAAAAAGGGTTCAGGGCTTCTTGTGGATGTGCGCTCCAAAGATGAAGTAGACAGAGGCCGTATCCCAGGATCCATCCACATCCCAG TGGAAACTGTAGAAAAAGAAATGTCCCTGGATTCAGCTGAATTCCAGTCCAAGTTTGGTGTAAATAAGCCGCCTTTGGACTCTTCAGAACTGATTTTCCACTGCCAAATGGGAAAACGTGGAGCTGTTGCTACTGACAAAGCCATAAACCTTGGGTTtaagaa tgCCCGTAATTATGCTGGGGGCTACAGGGAATGGTCAGAAAAAGAGGGCAAATGA
- the cfap96 gene encoding cilia-and flagella-associated protein 96 isoform X1 → MYVESHVIDNYYFVINQPSLNSNGEKLDDMHSLHTCTVRCYTSNKIFFPLVPFLRTILILRFKMPSDGKTDMERIGLFKELGYISIGTKYTPFIYRPFNESAYKNKQMLSGGHKTKCALQAGYFDTQFKRIFEREALTDPIKIQRQYRIQQAKKNIDKAFLPSNGEKKKCGVGSYYGTIGGPIQAMSALQVPRKPYKSPGKNFYTNPPKRGSGYGYPDITLSKMMSYSSDPYGRAKEMLKREIMAHKSMLKGGPFRLNLHPNECFDNNPYKFDKPDKPLPTPKKLEEKKHYAVPFKPSSPSKKGGGMKAGTFDSYPTHSAEPYITRKTKSVMTNKEGKIFHPSPGPKSTPVKSIIHLNVNRYCKLRSSNNSHIIKNNVSNVVHICKHSVCWSNAVYI, encoded by the exons ATGTATGTAGAGAGTCATGTTATAGATAACTACTATTTTGTAATTAACCAACCATCGCTTAATTCAAATGGAGAAAAGCTAGACGATATGCATAGTTTGCATACTTGCACTGTACGTTGCTACACGTCTAACAAAATCTTTTTTCCACTAGTGCCATTTTTGAGGACTATTTTGATTTTACGctttaaaatgccttcagatgGAAAAACAGACATGGAACGGATTGGTCTCTTTAAAGAGCTGGGATACATTTCCATAGGGACCAAATATACACCTTTTATTTACC GCCCATTTAATGAATCGGCGTACAAGAACAAACAGATGTTATCAGGAGGGCATAAGACAAAGTGCGCGCTCCAAGCGGGTTACTTCGACACGCAGTTTAAGCGCATCTTTGAGAGAGAGGCGCTTACAGACCCCATCAAAATACAGAGACAGTACAGAATACAACAAGCCAAGAAGAACATCGACAAGGCCTTCCTGCCCAGTAATGGAGAGAAGAAAAA ATGTGGTGTGGGCAGCTATTATGGAACAATTGGAGGTCCTATTCAAGCTATGAGTGCCTTGCAGGTTCCCAGGAAACCATACAAGTCACCTGGAAAAAACTTCTACACCAATCCACCTAAGAGAGGAAGTGGTTATGG CTATCCAGATATCACACTGTCCAAAATGATGTCCTATTCATCAGACCCCTACGGTCGAGCAAAAGAGATGTTAAAG CGCGAGATCATGGCACACAAATCCATGCTGAAAGGGGGACCATTTCGTTTGAACCTTCATCCGAATGAATGCTTTGACAACAATCCTTACAAATTTGACAAACCTGACAAACCTTTACCAACTCCAAAGAAGCTCGAGGAGAAAAAGCATTATGCAGTGCCCTTTAAACCAAGTTCACCCAGTAAAAAG GGTGGAGGTATGAAAGCAGGAACATTTGACTCTTACCCAACCCACTCTGCCGAGCCCTACATCACCAGAAAGACGAAATCAGTGATGACAAATAAAGAAGGAAAGATATTTCACCCCTCCCCTGGCCCAAAGAGCACCCCTGTCAAGAGCATAATCCACCTTAATGTAAACAGGTACTGTAAGCTGAGGTCTAGCAACAATAGTCACATTATTAAAAACAATGTCAGTAATGTTGTACATATATGTAAACACTCAGTTTGCTGGTCAAATGCAGTATACATATAG
- the cfap96 gene encoding cilia-and flagella-associated protein 96 isoform X2 — MPSDGKTDMERIGLFKELGYISIGTKYTPFIYRPFNESAYKNKQMLSGGHKTKCALQAGYFDTQFKRIFEREALTDPIKIQRQYRIQQAKKNIDKAFLPSNGEKKKCGVGSYYGTIGGPIQAMSALQVPRKPYKSPGKNFYTNPPKRGSGYGYPDITLSKMMSYSSDPYGRAKEMLKREIMAHKSMLKGGPFRLNLHPNECFDNNPYKFDKPDKPLPTPKKLEEKKHYAVPFKPSSPSKKGGGMKAGTFDSYPTHSAEPYITRKTKSVMTNKEGKIFHPSPGPKSTPVKSIIHLNVNRYCKLRSSNNSHIIKNNVSNVVHICKHSVCWSNAVYI; from the exons atgccttcagatgGAAAAACAGACATGGAACGGATTGGTCTCTTTAAAGAGCTGGGATACATTTCCATAGGGACCAAATATACACCTTTTATTTACC GCCCATTTAATGAATCGGCGTACAAGAACAAACAGATGTTATCAGGAGGGCATAAGACAAAGTGCGCGCTCCAAGCGGGTTACTTCGACACGCAGTTTAAGCGCATCTTTGAGAGAGAGGCGCTTACAGACCCCATCAAAATACAGAGACAGTACAGAATACAACAAGCCAAGAAGAACATCGACAAGGCCTTCCTGCCCAGTAATGGAGAGAAGAAAAA ATGTGGTGTGGGCAGCTATTATGGAACAATTGGAGGTCCTATTCAAGCTATGAGTGCCTTGCAGGTTCCCAGGAAACCATACAAGTCACCTGGAAAAAACTTCTACACCAATCCACCTAAGAGAGGAAGTGGTTATGG CTATCCAGATATCACACTGTCCAAAATGATGTCCTATTCATCAGACCCCTACGGTCGAGCAAAAGAGATGTTAAAG CGCGAGATCATGGCACACAAATCCATGCTGAAAGGGGGACCATTTCGTTTGAACCTTCATCCGAATGAATGCTTTGACAACAATCCTTACAAATTTGACAAACCTGACAAACCTTTACCAACTCCAAAGAAGCTCGAGGAGAAAAAGCATTATGCAGTGCCCTTTAAACCAAGTTCACCCAGTAAAAAG GGTGGAGGTATGAAAGCAGGAACATTTGACTCTTACCCAACCCACTCTGCCGAGCCCTACATCACCAGAAAGACGAAATCAGTGATGACAAATAAAGAAGGAAAGATATTTCACCCCTCCCCTGGCCCAAAGAGCACCCCTGTCAAGAGCATAATCCACCTTAATGTAAACAGGTACTGTAAGCTGAGGTCTAGCAACAATAGTCACATTATTAAAAACAATGTCAGTAATGTTGTACATATATGTAAACACTCAGTTTGCTGGTCAAATGCAGTATACATATAG